One window of the Manihot esculenta cultivar AM560-2 chromosome 14, M.esculenta_v8, whole genome shotgun sequence genome contains the following:
- the LOC110600425 gene encoding uncharacterized protein LOC110600425 has product MQQPQKLPRKRVPIFHKVSNLLRISIPFSKMRKPVIPNLIFLKKPRNLKRFMLLEQYNSYGFLKDYEFSPSSTPLIRCYKKPFKNGSYRDNVYSMFLCKCLGGLKADGGEVVDYALPLPVAVSHAEYLQPLDSGDDQEESVDQRAERFIEWFRQEMRMQRQESI; this is encoded by the coding sequence ATGCAGCAGCCACAAAAATTGCCCAGAAAGAGAGTACCCATTTTCCACAAGGTCTCAAATCTTCTTAGAATATCCATTCCTTTTTCTAAAATGAGGAAACCTGTCATTCCCAATCTCATTTTCCTCAAAAAACCAAGAAATCTTAAAAGGTTCATGTTACTCGAGCAGTATAACAGCTATGGGTTTCTCAAGGATTATGAGTTCTCTCCTTCGAGTACTCCCCTAATTCGTTGCTACAAAAAACCGTTCAAGAATGGTAGTTATAGAGATAATGTGTACTCCATGTTCCTCTGTAAATGCTTGGGTGGACTGAAAGCTGATGGAGGAGAAGTAGTAGATTATGCGTTGCCATTGCCTGTAGCTGTTTCCCATGCGGAATATCTGCAGCCATTGGATTCAGGGGATGATCAGGAAGAGTCGGTTGATCAAAGGGCTGAGAGGTTCATTGAGTGGTTTCGCCAAGAGATGAGAATGCAGAGACAGGAATCAATTTAG